A region from the Actinoplanes sp. OR16 genome encodes:
- a CDS encoding winged helix DNA-binding domain-containing protein: protein MDGNTALSLRLRSLLLGPGPHGDVRTVVEWFGAMQAQDLNSGLWSLGVRTGLTLPEVVAATEERHVVRTWPMRGTVHFIPSADAHWMLDLTGVRQLTGVARRWEYLGLDEKIANRSMELLTEALTSAGGRLTRSACVAALTGGGIDVGGQRGYHLLWYASQRGLTAIAPNDGAEQTFVLLDDWVPARFTPSSREEGLAIYAKRYFRSHGPAPVKDFAGWTGLGMRDARLGIAAADLVAVDVDGVEMWADQAVLDAGPVTGQWALPGFDEYMLGYKDRSLMASVEQLAKVIPGGNGVFQSTLVDDGRVVATWKRTVGKRAVTVTVLPHVPVRLEDFESALEGYAAYLGLPLIVKNP, encoded by the coding sequence GTGGATGGAAACACGGCACTGAGCCTTCGCCTTCGCAGCCTCCTGCTCGGGCCGGGCCCGCACGGCGATGTGAGGACCGTGGTCGAGTGGTTCGGCGCCATGCAAGCCCAGGATCTCAACAGCGGGCTCTGGTCGCTGGGCGTGCGGACCGGCCTGACCCTGCCCGAGGTGGTCGCCGCCACCGAGGAGCGCCACGTCGTGCGCACCTGGCCGATGCGCGGCACGGTCCATTTCATCCCGTCCGCCGACGCCCATTGGATGCTCGATCTCACCGGCGTCCGGCAGCTCACCGGCGTGGCGAGACGCTGGGAATACCTCGGCCTCGACGAGAAGATCGCCAACCGGTCGATGGAGCTCCTCACCGAGGCCCTGACCAGCGCCGGGGGCCGCCTCACGCGATCTGCCTGCGTGGCCGCGCTCACCGGGGGCGGCATCGATGTCGGCGGTCAGAGGGGCTACCACCTCCTTTGGTACGCATCACAGCGCGGCCTCACCGCGATCGCTCCGAACGACGGGGCCGAGCAGACGTTCGTGCTGCTGGACGACTGGGTTCCGGCACGGTTCACGCCGTCGTCGCGGGAAGAGGGTCTCGCGATCTACGCGAAGCGCTACTTCCGATCGCACGGGCCGGCCCCGGTGAAGGACTTCGCCGGGTGGACCGGTCTGGGGATGCGTGACGCCCGGCTCGGGATCGCCGCGGCGGATCTGGTCGCGGTCGACGTCGACGGGGTGGAGATGTGGGCCGACCAGGCCGTCCTCGACGCGGGGCCGGTGACCGGGCAGTGGGCGCTGCCGGGCTTCGACGAATACATGCTGGGTTACAAGGACCGTTCGCTGATGGCCTCCGTCGAGCAGTTGGCGAAGGTCATCCCGGGCGGCAACGGAGTCTTCCAGTCGACGCTGGTCGACGACGGCAGGGTGGTGGCCACCTGGAAACGGACGGTGGGGAAGAGGGCGGTGACCGTCACGGTGCTTCCTCACGTACCGGTGAGGCTCGAAGATTTCGAATCCGCCCTGGAGGGTTATGCCGCTTATCTCGGGCTGCCGTTAATAGTTAAGAACCCTTGA
- the pgi gene encoding glucose-6-phosphate isomerase: protein MSEHVSDSTEWQSLQGLAEKFSAVHLRDLFGSDPQRGERYAAEVADLYVDYSKNLVTDEVLTALFALAQRAKLSEKITAMFAGEHINVTEDRAVLHTALRLPRSAKLTVDGQDVVKDVHEVLDRMGAFADKIRSGEWTGHTGQRITTIVNIGIGGSDLGPVMAYEALKDFSQRDIECRFVSNIDPTDLYEKTRDLDPASTLFIVCSKTFTTQETLTNAREARQWLLAKLNDDAAVAKHFVAVSTNASKVAEFGIDTENMFGFWDWVGGRYSLPSAVGLSVLIAIGKEKFAEMLSGYHAVDEHFRTTPIERNVPALLGLLNVWYDTFLGAQSHAVLPYAQYLHRFAAYLQQLTMESNGKSVRRNGDPVSFQTGEVFWGEPGTNGQHAFYQLIHQGTKLIPADFIGFSVPNHDIGEMHDLFMSNFLAQTGALAFGKTLEQVKAEGTSDTVAPHRVMQGNHPTTTILAERLTPATFGQLVALYEHITFTQGIVWEINSFDQWGVELGKAMANQVAPKLTSADAPADDADSSTNTLIKRYRAARGR from the coding sequence ATGAGCGAACACGTTTCCGACAGCACCGAGTGGCAGAGCCTGCAGGGGCTCGCGGAGAAGTTCTCGGCGGTGCACCTTCGCGACCTGTTCGGCAGCGACCCGCAGCGGGGTGAGCGCTACGCCGCCGAGGTGGCCGACCTGTACGTGGACTACAGCAAGAACCTGGTCACCGACGAGGTGCTGACCGCCCTGTTCGCGCTGGCCCAGCGTGCGAAGCTGAGCGAGAAGATCACCGCGATGTTCGCCGGCGAGCACATCAACGTGACCGAGGACCGGGCGGTGCTGCACACCGCGCTGCGCCTGCCGCGAAGCGCGAAGCTGACCGTCGACGGGCAGGACGTCGTCAAGGACGTCCACGAGGTCCTGGACCGGATGGGCGCGTTCGCCGACAAGATCCGGTCGGGGGAGTGGACCGGGCACACCGGCCAGCGCATCACCACGATCGTGAACATCGGCATCGGCGGGTCGGATCTCGGACCGGTGATGGCGTACGAGGCGCTGAAGGACTTCTCGCAGCGCGACATCGAGTGCCGCTTCGTCTCCAACATCGACCCCACCGATCTATATGAGAAGACCCGCGACCTCGACCCGGCGTCGACCCTCTTCATCGTCTGTTCGAAGACGTTCACGACCCAGGAGACGCTGACCAACGCCCGCGAGGCCCGCCAGTGGCTCCTCGCGAAGCTGAACGACGACGCCGCGGTGGCGAAGCACTTCGTCGCGGTGAGCACCAACGCGTCCAAGGTCGCCGAGTTCGGCATCGACACCGAGAACATGTTCGGCTTCTGGGACTGGGTCGGCGGCCGCTACTCGCTGCCGTCCGCGGTCGGCCTCTCCGTGCTGATCGCCATCGGCAAGGAGAAGTTCGCCGAGATGCTGTCCGGCTACCACGCCGTCGACGAGCACTTCCGCACCACGCCGATCGAGCGCAACGTCCCGGCCCTGCTCGGCCTGCTCAACGTCTGGTACGACACGTTCCTCGGCGCCCAGTCGCACGCCGTCCTGCCGTACGCGCAGTACCTGCACCGCTTCGCCGCCTACCTCCAGCAGCTGACCATGGAGAGCAACGGCAAGTCGGTGCGGCGCAACGGCGACCCGGTGAGCTTCCAGACCGGCGAGGTCTTCTGGGGCGAGCCCGGCACCAACGGCCAGCACGCGTTCTACCAGCTCATCCACCAGGGGACGAAGCTGATCCCGGCCGACTTCATCGGTTTCAGCGTGCCGAACCACGACATCGGCGAGATGCACGACCTGTTCATGTCGAACTTCCTGGCGCAGACCGGCGCCCTCGCGTTCGGCAAGACCTTGGAGCAGGTCAAGGCCGAGGGCACGAGCGACACCGTCGCCCCGCACCGCGTCATGCAGGGCAATCACCCGACCACCACGATCCTCGCCGAGCGCCTCACGCCGGCGACGTTCGGGCAGCTGGTGGCCCTCTACGAGCACATCACCTTCACCCAGGGCATCGTCTGGGAGATCAACTCCTTCGACCAGTGGGGTGTCGAGCTCGGCAAGGCGATGGCGAACCAGGTCGCGCCGAAGCTGACCTCGGCGGACGCGCCGGCCGACGACGCCGACTCCTCCACGAACACCCTGATCAAGAGGTACCGCGCGGCTCGCGGTCGCTGA